The Bombus huntii isolate Logan2020A chromosome 11, iyBomHunt1.1, whole genome shotgun sequence genome includes a window with the following:
- the LOC126871329 gene encoding proteasome adapter and scaffold protein ECM29 isoform X1 yields MAAPTDELILLERVFFRLGSADTDEQLQASVCKFLPPVLLKLSSGQEGVRKKVMELLIHINKRIKSRPQVQLPVETLLLQYQDPAASSFVINFTIIYIKLGYPRMEMQKQAELIPSVLNAIEGKPLSHQDRYVKYFSLLLIIMPALGHINIPVDPEKRASFLGLQDKLYVAKQLLNFMLDVLLLPYGAVGQMQNQQSDQAIDWSRFRVPLGLSEYAFKRVIGENPPTAEQLEQTKLGIVKFVAGGFFHDSDILIHLIVAAADTRFSVANLADLELKKIVNTLDWSSMHLAAPLYTLFLGTDTLGIHKDVKPEMKRLPAGIRIRLKLLHYLCRVTTGGFIVPPCIQVVFHSLQEGDGKTTNAKLKSMALQFTSNIVQQCSLAPLSRIAGIILNGMIKLIFEGEDVHHKMMAYTVIGQLGQRIPSVIDKNSNLLCHLFDTLVSTEGDLRRTVRDTLISITSAFVLNKDDEVNISLMNGLLSTYIESPESNVRFVAMHYAANVFPPDDIPSRYLLLLASGDEKHEIRTEATKVLYGTTHKNECDKQEGNQISLPDFPKLVTYIYSKMQARVSTTGNEKMNIENKVLPYSVTVFMEIITYLRICLAKSANVTKYNEPLQHPCEYTPLITHYLRNLSKDKLETLDQYLDMILIFSHASADQTTLQALLEVTGSVPQFATRIYENELSWLRTLLISTKLDVRQLVAKIYGIITTQLSNNEFGTQISEIMNIMDKNSLEAQHGSLLTLTCMMERRLVFKRNNMDNDFFNWDLYINVVKMICNFLHNNTILLMDAAIQSIGILGKICGLPLPDEGEGETNKKAIVEILFSALNNVKLNTKIKEKAALSLGYLCVGENFPHTSYIVNKIITTVKETKDIEIHLIMGEALVCCVQSEASPEKRDAWTTLPTEHKVPYSNISTKLLIQTLDELLRMYKDPHPNLRQAVCVWLLALLKYNIQRECIKEKFSSLHHAFMDFLSDDSDIVQDMAAKGLSLIHINSSKEQKELLVSSILDQFTQGRKSVQQVTSDTKLFEEGQLGKSPTNGNLSTYREICSLATELQKPDLVYYFMHLANHNAVWTSKKGAAFGFAAIAKVANEELNKYLPNIIPRLYRYQFDPTPKIQHSMSSIWRAIVPSTSKAVEQYHKEILNDITENLTNHEWRVRMSCCNALADLLRINVRLNLAKCAPELLKKLFRVMDDIHEGTRLAATNTTKALSRVCIRYCDSSYGKEGEEVLQAILPVLLDIGAVNVVSSVRTVSLQTVSQLVSRAGTLLKPSLVTLIPALLSTIGESENPNLSYLSNVCGTMSEARDAIDTIRASAAKEHYATETMTKCIQYIDTDILKELMPKVIELIKSSVGFGTKITCLHFIILLSTHFKQELQPYSGKVLNALMNGLLDRNSIVRKNNATAIGHIVGSAKESSLEKLFKTLNTWYMERDDSTKLVIGQTFQAINNYNQEVLKNYSSIVIPLTFFAMHAQKTQENESMMDLWTELWNEITPGTEAGIKQNIEPITNILRTSLESSSWNTKAQAANAVHTLAQKLGNDIDATVRNTLLKVLTDGLRGRTWDGKDRLLNALATLACNSKTALKENSGISADIVQILHRESKKEALDYRRHALHAFGTVLHELNIDKFKEVYEIVQEILSTLSRKDGDESLPSEERIKRDEIIKLYETVYEILGKAWPSYKDTQDKYCIEFITHYGKMFPVQSTTIQISMLSALNLFVDKLALLKINISELSIEEREKLNLICDTFNKILKHSIGISYTRIRKEALNIALSLGRKLRSTNNNEQFDKMILIIQEALPELTKDNEPEIRTRIIDIKEMLKI; encoded by the exons ATGGCAGCCCCTACGGATGAGCTGA TTTTACTTGAGCGAGTATTTTTCCGTTTGGGATCTGCAGATACTGATGAACAACTGCAAGCATCAGTATGTAAATTTTTGCCTCCAGTTTTGTTGAAGCTTTCTAGTGGTCAAGAAGGTGTTAGGAAGAAAGTAATGgaattattaattcatataaataaaagGATAAAGAGTAGACCTCAAGTCCAATTGCCAGTTGAAACACTTTTGTTACAATATCAAGATCCAGCTGCCAGCTCATTTGTAATT aattttacaattatatatataaaattaggCTATCCTAGAATGGAAATGCAAAAACAAGCAGAATTAATCCCAAGTGTATTAAATGCTATTGAAGGAAAACCTTTATCTCATCAAGACag gtatgtaaaatatttcagtttATTACTTATAATTATGCCTGCATTGGGTCATATTAATATTCCTGTGGATCCAGAGAAACGAGCATCCTTTCTTGGTCTACAAGACAAACTATATGTAGCAAAACAATTACTCAATTTTATGCTTGATGTTTTATTGTTACCTTATGG agCTGTAGGACAAATGCAAAATCAACAGTCAGATCAGGCTATTGATTGGTCACGGTTTCGTGTACCACTAGGATTAAGTGAATATGCATTTAAACGGGTAATTGGTGAAAATCCTCCAACAGCAGAACAACTTGAACAAACAAAATTAGGAATTGTAAAATTCGTAGCTGGAGGGTTTTTCCATGATTCAGATATTCTTATACATTTGATAGTAGCTGCAGCAGATACCAGATTTAGTGTTGCTAATCTAGCAGACTtggaattaaagaaaattgttaa cACGTTAGATTGGTCTTCAATGCATTTAGCAGCACCActttatacattatttttgGGTACTGATACTTTAGGTATCCATAAAGATGTTAAACCAGAAATGAAACGATTGCCTGCAGGCATACGAATTCGtctaaaattattacattatctTTGCCGTGTTACTACAGGTGGTTTTATTGTACCACCATGTATTCag GTAGTTTTTCATTCCCTACAAGAAGGAGATGGAAAAACTACAAATGCAAAATTAAAGTCAATGGCATTGCAATTTACATCAAACATAGTGCAAca GTGTAGTCTTGCTCCATTATCTCGTATAGCAGGAATTATCTTAAATGGcatgataaaattaatttttgagGGTGAAGATGTTCATCATAAAATGATGGCATACACTGTTATTGGACAATTAGGACAAAGAATTCCATCAGTGATAGATAAAAATTCAAACTTGTTATGTCATTTATTTGATACACTTGTATCG ACTGAAGGTGATTTACGAAGAACAGTAAGAGATACACTGATTTCAATAACATCTGCATTTGTACTTAATAAAGATGACGAAGTTAATATATCTCTGATGAATGGATTATTATCTACATATATTGAGTCACCGGAATCCAATGTTAG ATTTGTGGCTATGCATTATGCTGCTAATGTATTTCCTCCTGATGATATACCTTCTCGTTATCTTTTACTATTGGCATCTGGAGATGAGAAACATGAAATAAGAACAGAAGCTACAAAAGTTTTATATGGTACTACACATAAAAATGAATGTGATAAACAAGAGGGTAATCAAATTTCATTACCAGATTTTCCAAAACTTGTAacttatatttattcaaaGATGCAAGCAAGGGTGTCAACTACTGGTAATGAAAAAATgaacatagaaaataaagtaCTTCCTTATAGTGTTACTGTATTTATGGAG atAATTACTTATCTCCGTATTTGTTTAGCAAAAAGTGCTAATGTTACTAAATACAACGAACCATTGCAACATCCTTGTGAATATACGCCATTAATTACAcattatttaagaaatttatctAAAGATAAACTAGAGACATTAGATCAGTATCTTGatatgattttaatttttagtcaTGCTTCTGCAG ATCAAACTACACTACAAGCTTTATTGGAAGTGACTGGTTCTGTTCCACAGTTTGCAACAAGAATTTATGAGAATGAGTTATCATGGCTTCGTACTTTGCTTATATCTACTAAGTTAGATGTAAGACAACTGGTTGCTAAAATTTATGGCATAATAACTACTCAACTTTCCAATAATGAGTTTGGAACTCAAATTTCTGAGATTATGAACATCATGGATAAAAATTCTTTAGAAGCTCAACATGGCTCATTACTAACTTTAACGTGTATGATGGAAAGGAGACTagtttttaaaagaaataacatGGACAATGATTTCTTTAACTGGGATCTGTACATTAATGTTGTGAAAAtgatat gcaattttttacacaataatacaattttgttAATGGATGCCGCAATTCAGAGTATTGGTATTTTGGGGAAAATATGTGGGTTACCATTACCTGATGAAGGCGAGggagaaacaaataaaaaggcaattgtagaaatattattttcagcattgaataatgtaaaattaaatactaaG ATTAAAGAAAAAGCTGCACTTTCATTAGGTTATTTGTGCGTAGGGGAAAATTTTCCTCATACATcatatatagtaaataaaataattacaactGTCAAGGAG acAAAAGACATTGAAATCCATTTGATCATGGGAGAAGCATTGGTTTGTTGTGTTCAAAGTGAAGCATCTCCAGAAAAACGAGATGCTTGGACAACATTACCAACTGAACATAAAGTACCTTACAGCAATATCAGTActaaattattaatacaaaCATTGGATGAATTACTTCGAATGTATAAAGATCCGCATCCTAATTTGAGACag GCCGTCTGTGTGTGGTTATTAGcacttttaaaatataatatccaAAGGGAGtgtattaaagaaaaattttcatCATTACATCATGCATTCATGGATTTTCTTTCAGATGATAGTG aTATAGTGCAAGATATGGCAGCAAAAGGACTTAGTTTGATACATATTAATAGTAGCAAGGAACAAAAGGAACTTCTAGTTTCTAGCATACTAGATCAATTTACACAAGGACGTAAAAGTGTACAACAAGTTACATcagatacaaaattatttgaagAAGGTCAATTAGGAAAATCTCCAACAAA tgGTAATTTATCAACGTATAGAGAAATTTGTTCCTTGGCTACAGAATTACAAAAACCTGATTTAGTATACTACTTCATGCATCTAGCAAATCATAATGCAGTATGGACATCTAAAAAAGGTGCTGCATTTGGATTTGCAGCAATTGCTAAAGTTGCAAACGAagagttaaataaatatttacccAATATAATTCCACGCTTATACAGATATCAATTCGATCCTACTCCCAAGATTCAGCATAGTATGTCTAGTATTTGGCGTGCGATTGTTCCATCAACAAGTAAAGCT GTTGAACAATATCATAAAGAAATTTTGAATGATATAACTGAAAATTTAACAAATCATGAATGGCGAGTACGAATGAGTTGTTGCAATGCACTTGCAGATTTATTAAGAATAAATGTTCGTTTAAATTTGGCGAAATGTGCTCCAGAACTACTGAAGAAACTGTTTCGAGTAATGGATGATATTCATGAGGGTACTCGATTAGCTGCTACAAATACAACTAAAGCATTAAGTAGA GTTTGCATTCGATATTGTGATTCTTCCTATGgtaaagaaggagaagaagttCTACAAGCAATTTTACCTGTGTTATTAGATATCGGAGCTGTGAACGTTGTAAGCAGCGTAAGAACGGTATCTTTACAAACAGTATCTCAGTTAGTTTCAAGAGCAGGTACCCTGCTTAAGCCATCTTTAGTTACACTAATTCCTGCTCTCTTAAGTACAATTGGCGAATCAGAAAATCCAAATTTATCATATTTGAGTAATGTATGTGGAACAATGTCAGAGGCACGAGATGCTATTGACACGATCAGAGCTAGTGCTGCTAAGGAGCATTATGCCACTGAAACAATGACAAAA TGTATACAGTACATTGATACAGACATTTTAAAGGAATTAATGCCAAAAGTgatagaattaataaaatctagtGTTGGTTTTGGAACAAAAATTACATGTTTGCACTTTATCATTCTTTTGAGTACTCACTTCAAACAAGAGTTACAACCTTATAGCG gtAAAGTTCTAAACGCGCTAATGAATGGATTATTGGATCGTAATTCTATCGTTCGGAAAAATAATGCAACAGCTATTGGACATATAGTCGGGTCAGCAAAAGAATCAAgtcttgaaaaattatttaaaacactTAATACATGGTATATGGAACGAG ATGATTCAACTAAGTTAGTAATTGGACAAACGTTCCAagctataaataattataatcagGAGGTATTAAAGAATTATTCGAGTATTGTTATACCTCTTACTTTCTTTGCAATGCATGCACAAAAAACACAAG AAAATGAAAGTATGATGGATTTATGGACCGAACTATGGAACGAAATTACTCCAGGAACCGAAGCAGGAATTAAACAAAACATAGAAccaataacaaatattttacgcACGTCATTAGAATCGTCATCGTGGAATACGAAAGCACAAGCGGCTAATGCAGTTCATACGTTAGCACAAAAGTTAGGGAACGATATTGATGCGACTGTAAGAAATACTTTGTTAAAGGTTTTAACGGATGGATTACGCGGAAGAACTTGGGATGGAAAAGATCGTTTGTTAAATGCCCTTGCTACGTTGGCATGTAATAGCAA GACAGCTCTCAAAGAGAACAGTGGAATATCTGCGGATATAGTACAAATATTACATCGGGAAAGTAAAAAGGAAGCTTTAGACTATCGCCGACACGCATTACATGCTTTTGGTACAGTTTTGCATGAACTAAATATCGATAAGTTTAAAGAGGTATACGAAATTgttcaagaaattttatcaacg CTATCAAGGAAAGATGGAGATGAATCATTACCCTCtgaagaaagaataaaaagagatgagatcataaaattatatgaaactgTTTACGAAATACTTGGAAAAGCTTGGCCATCTTACAAAGACACTCAGG ACAAATATTGTATAGAATTTATAACTCATTACGGTAAGATGTTTCCTGTTCAATCTACAACAATACAAATATCCATGCTATCAGCACTTAATTTATTTGTGGATAAACTTGCTTtacttaaaataaatatttcggaATTGTCGAttgaagaaagagaaaagttaAATTTGATTTGTGAcacgtttaataaaattttaaaacataGTATAG gTATTTCGTATACCAGAATAAGAAAGGAAGCCTTAAATATAGCTCTATCTCTTGGCAGAAAATTACGGTCTACAAACAATAATGAacaatttgataaaatgatcTTAATAATTCAAGAGGCATTACCAGAGTTAACGAAGGATAATGAGCCAGAAATTCGAACTAGAATCatcgatattaaagaaatgcTGAAAATATga
- the LOC126871329 gene encoding proteasome adapter and scaffold protein ECM29 isoform X3, with the protein MAAPTDELILLERVFFRLGSADTDEQLQASVCKFLPPVLLKLSSGQEGVRKKVMELLIHINKRIKSRPQVQLPVETLLLQYQDPAASSFVINFTIIYIKLGYPRMEMQKQAELIPSVLNAIEGKPLSHQDRYVKYFSLLLIIMPALGHINIPVDPEKRASFLGLQDKLYVAKQLLNFMLDVLLLPYGAVGQMQNQQSDQAIDWSRFRVPLGLSEYAFKRVIGENPPTAEQLEQTKLGIVKFVAGGFFHDSDILIHLIVAAADTRFSVANLADLELKKIVNTLDWSSMHLAAPLYTLFLGTDTLGIHKDVKPEMKRLPAGIRIRLKLLHYLCRVTTGGFIVPPCIQVVFHSLQEGDGKTTNAKLKSMALQFTSNIVQQCSLAPLSRIAGIILNGMIKLIFEGEDVHHKMMAYTVIGQLGQRIPSVIDKNSNLLCHLFDTLVSTEGDLRRTVRDTLISITSAFVLNKDDEVNISLMNGLLSTYIESPESNVRFVAMHYAANVFPPDDIPSRYLLLLASGDEKHEIRTEATKVLYGTTHKNECDKQEGNQISLPDFPKLVTYIYSKMQARVSTTGNEKMNIENKVLPYSVTVFMEIITYLRICLAKSANVTKYNEPLQHPCEYTPLITHYLRNLSKDKLETLDQYLDMILIFSHASADQTTLQALLEVTGSVPQFATRIYENELSWLRTLLISTKLDVRQLVAKIYGIITTQLSNNEFGTQISEIMNIMDKNSLEAQHGSLLTLTCMMERRLVFKRNNMDNDFFNWDLYINVVKMICNFLHNNTILLMDAAIQSIGILGKICGLPLPDEGEGETNKKAIVEILFSALNNVKLNTKIKEKAALSLGYLCVGENFPHTSYIVNKIITTVKETKDIEIHLIMGEALVCCVQSEASPEKRDAWTTLPTEHKVPYSNISTKLLIQTLDELLRMYKDPHPNLRQAVCVWLLALLKYNIQRECIKEKFSSLHHAFMDFLSDDSDIVQDMAAKGLSLIHINSSKEQKELLVSSILDQFTQGRKSVQQVTSDTKLFEEGQLGKSPTNGNLSTYREICSLATELQKPDLVYYFMHLANHNAVWTSKKGAAFGFAAIAKVANEELNKYLPNIIPRLYRYQFDPTPKIQHSMSSIWRAIVPSTSKAVEQYHKEILNDITENLTNHEWRVRMSCCNALADLLRINVRLNLAKCAPELLKKLFRVMDDIHEGTRLAATNTTKALSRVCIRYCDSSYGKEGEEVLQAILPVLLDIGAVNVVSSVRTVSLQTVSQLVSRAGTLLKPSLVTLIPALLSTIGESENPNLSYLSNVCGTMSEARDAIDTIRASAAKEHYATETMTKCIQYIDTDILKELMPKVIELIKSSVGFGTKITCLHFIILLSTHFKQELQPYSGKVLNALMNGLLDRNSIVRKNNATAIGHIVGSAKESSLEKLFKTLNTWYMERDDSTKLVIGQTFQAINNYNQEYFHRK; encoded by the exons ATGGCAGCCCCTACGGATGAGCTGA TTTTACTTGAGCGAGTATTTTTCCGTTTGGGATCTGCAGATACTGATGAACAACTGCAAGCATCAGTATGTAAATTTTTGCCTCCAGTTTTGTTGAAGCTTTCTAGTGGTCAAGAAGGTGTTAGGAAGAAAGTAATGgaattattaattcatataaataaaagGATAAAGAGTAGACCTCAAGTCCAATTGCCAGTTGAAACACTTTTGTTACAATATCAAGATCCAGCTGCCAGCTCATTTGTAATT aattttacaattatatatataaaattaggCTATCCTAGAATGGAAATGCAAAAACAAGCAGAATTAATCCCAAGTGTATTAAATGCTATTGAAGGAAAACCTTTATCTCATCAAGACag gtatgtaaaatatttcagtttATTACTTATAATTATGCCTGCATTGGGTCATATTAATATTCCTGTGGATCCAGAGAAACGAGCATCCTTTCTTGGTCTACAAGACAAACTATATGTAGCAAAACAATTACTCAATTTTATGCTTGATGTTTTATTGTTACCTTATGG agCTGTAGGACAAATGCAAAATCAACAGTCAGATCAGGCTATTGATTGGTCACGGTTTCGTGTACCACTAGGATTAAGTGAATATGCATTTAAACGGGTAATTGGTGAAAATCCTCCAACAGCAGAACAACTTGAACAAACAAAATTAGGAATTGTAAAATTCGTAGCTGGAGGGTTTTTCCATGATTCAGATATTCTTATACATTTGATAGTAGCTGCAGCAGATACCAGATTTAGTGTTGCTAATCTAGCAGACTtggaattaaagaaaattgttaa cACGTTAGATTGGTCTTCAATGCATTTAGCAGCACCActttatacattatttttgGGTACTGATACTTTAGGTATCCATAAAGATGTTAAACCAGAAATGAAACGATTGCCTGCAGGCATACGAATTCGtctaaaattattacattatctTTGCCGTGTTACTACAGGTGGTTTTATTGTACCACCATGTATTCag GTAGTTTTTCATTCCCTACAAGAAGGAGATGGAAAAACTACAAATGCAAAATTAAAGTCAATGGCATTGCAATTTACATCAAACATAGTGCAAca GTGTAGTCTTGCTCCATTATCTCGTATAGCAGGAATTATCTTAAATGGcatgataaaattaatttttgagGGTGAAGATGTTCATCATAAAATGATGGCATACACTGTTATTGGACAATTAGGACAAAGAATTCCATCAGTGATAGATAAAAATTCAAACTTGTTATGTCATTTATTTGATACACTTGTATCG ACTGAAGGTGATTTACGAAGAACAGTAAGAGATACACTGATTTCAATAACATCTGCATTTGTACTTAATAAAGATGACGAAGTTAATATATCTCTGATGAATGGATTATTATCTACATATATTGAGTCACCGGAATCCAATGTTAG ATTTGTGGCTATGCATTATGCTGCTAATGTATTTCCTCCTGATGATATACCTTCTCGTTATCTTTTACTATTGGCATCTGGAGATGAGAAACATGAAATAAGAACAGAAGCTACAAAAGTTTTATATGGTACTACACATAAAAATGAATGTGATAAACAAGAGGGTAATCAAATTTCATTACCAGATTTTCCAAAACTTGTAacttatatttattcaaaGATGCAAGCAAGGGTGTCAACTACTGGTAATGAAAAAATgaacatagaaaataaagtaCTTCCTTATAGTGTTACTGTATTTATGGAG atAATTACTTATCTCCGTATTTGTTTAGCAAAAAGTGCTAATGTTACTAAATACAACGAACCATTGCAACATCCTTGTGAATATACGCCATTAATTACAcattatttaagaaatttatctAAAGATAAACTAGAGACATTAGATCAGTATCTTGatatgattttaatttttagtcaTGCTTCTGCAG ATCAAACTACACTACAAGCTTTATTGGAAGTGACTGGTTCTGTTCCACAGTTTGCAACAAGAATTTATGAGAATGAGTTATCATGGCTTCGTACTTTGCTTATATCTACTAAGTTAGATGTAAGACAACTGGTTGCTAAAATTTATGGCATAATAACTACTCAACTTTCCAATAATGAGTTTGGAACTCAAATTTCTGAGATTATGAACATCATGGATAAAAATTCTTTAGAAGCTCAACATGGCTCATTACTAACTTTAACGTGTATGATGGAAAGGAGACTagtttttaaaagaaataacatGGACAATGATTTCTTTAACTGGGATCTGTACATTAATGTTGTGAAAAtgatat gcaattttttacacaataatacaattttgttAATGGATGCCGCAATTCAGAGTATTGGTATTTTGGGGAAAATATGTGGGTTACCATTACCTGATGAAGGCGAGggagaaacaaataaaaaggcaattgtagaaatattattttcagcattgaataatgtaaaattaaatactaaG ATTAAAGAAAAAGCTGCACTTTCATTAGGTTATTTGTGCGTAGGGGAAAATTTTCCTCATACATcatatatagtaaataaaataattacaactGTCAAGGAG acAAAAGACATTGAAATCCATTTGATCATGGGAGAAGCATTGGTTTGTTGTGTTCAAAGTGAAGCATCTCCAGAAAAACGAGATGCTTGGACAACATTACCAACTGAACATAAAGTACCTTACAGCAATATCAGTActaaattattaatacaaaCATTGGATGAATTACTTCGAATGTATAAAGATCCGCATCCTAATTTGAGACag GCCGTCTGTGTGTGGTTATTAGcacttttaaaatataatatccaAAGGGAGtgtattaaagaaaaattttcatCATTACATCATGCATTCATGGATTTTCTTTCAGATGATAGTG aTATAGTGCAAGATATGGCAGCAAAAGGACTTAGTTTGATACATATTAATAGTAGCAAGGAACAAAAGGAACTTCTAGTTTCTAGCATACTAGATCAATTTACACAAGGACGTAAAAGTGTACAACAAGTTACATcagatacaaaattatttgaagAAGGTCAATTAGGAAAATCTCCAACAAA tgGTAATTTATCAACGTATAGAGAAATTTGTTCCTTGGCTACAGAATTACAAAAACCTGATTTAGTATACTACTTCATGCATCTAGCAAATCATAATGCAGTATGGACATCTAAAAAAGGTGCTGCATTTGGATTTGCAGCAATTGCTAAAGTTGCAAACGAagagttaaataaatatttacccAATATAATTCCACGCTTATACAGATATCAATTCGATCCTACTCCCAAGATTCAGCATAGTATGTCTAGTATTTGGCGTGCGATTGTTCCATCAACAAGTAAAGCT GTTGAACAATATCATAAAGAAATTTTGAATGATATAACTGAAAATTTAACAAATCATGAATGGCGAGTACGAATGAGTTGTTGCAATGCACTTGCAGATTTATTAAGAATAAATGTTCGTTTAAATTTGGCGAAATGTGCTCCAGAACTACTGAAGAAACTGTTTCGAGTAATGGATGATATTCATGAGGGTACTCGATTAGCTGCTACAAATACAACTAAAGCATTAAGTAGA GTTTGCATTCGATATTGTGATTCTTCCTATGgtaaagaaggagaagaagttCTACAAGCAATTTTACCTGTGTTATTAGATATCGGAGCTGTGAACGTTGTAAGCAGCGTAAGAACGGTATCTTTACAAACAGTATCTCAGTTAGTTTCAAGAGCAGGTACCCTGCTTAAGCCATCTTTAGTTACACTAATTCCTGCTCTCTTAAGTACAATTGGCGAATCAGAAAATCCAAATTTATCATATTTGAGTAATGTATGTGGAACAATGTCAGAGGCACGAGATGCTATTGACACGATCAGAGCTAGTGCTGCTAAGGAGCATTATGCCACTGAAACAATGACAAAA TGTATACAGTACATTGATACAGACATTTTAAAGGAATTAATGCCAAAAGTgatagaattaataaaatctagtGTTGGTTTTGGAACAAAAATTACATGTTTGCACTTTATCATTCTTTTGAGTACTCACTTCAAACAAGAGTTACAACCTTATAGCG gtAAAGTTCTAAACGCGCTAATGAATGGATTATTGGATCGTAATTCTATCGTTCGGAAAAATAATGCAACAGCTATTGGACATATAGTCGGGTCAGCAAAAGAATCAAgtcttgaaaaattatttaaaacactTAATACATGGTATATGGAACGAG ATGATTCAACTAAGTTAGTAATTGGACAAACGTTCCAagctataaataattataatcagGAG tATTTTCATAGAAAATGA